The Rhodothermus marinus DSM 4252 DNA segment TTACCATCGAGGGCTTTGCTGTGATGTTCATGTGGTGACGCTGGATCTGGAGAGTGGCCAGGTGGCGGTCTGGACGGGAGCCGATACGTTGCTGCTGTCGCATCCGACCGCCTCGTTCCCGCACTGGTTCCAGGACGGCCGACGACTGCTGTTTTCTGTTATCGGAAAGGCATATGGCCAGCTTTACGAGACAGGCATCTACGTCTTAAACCTCGAACACCGACAGGTGGAAGGCCCCCTGGTTAAGTCGATGGTAGCGGCTCAATTAGGCGGGCGGGATCGTTTTGCGGTAGGGATTATGCCGCAGCCGCAGGGGAGGGTTTACCGGGAGAACGCCGTGCGATATGAATTTGCCACGGGCGCGTTGGCGGTGTTGACGGATTTTGGTCCGGAGGAAGCTTTTCGGTTTGCAGTGACACCCAGCCCGGTGGAAGACCTGATCGTGCTGGAGCGGCGAGTGGAGGGTGTGCCACAGCTTTTTCTGATGGACGGAAAGGGGCGCATTCTGCGACAATTGACCGAGCGGGGCGGACACAACCCGCGCTGGAGCTATGATGGGCGGGCCGTGTTGTTTTTGCGGGATGTGGAGGCGGGTCCGGGGGCCCGGAATGTGCCCTTCGTGTACTGGTTGGACGAGGACCGTGAGGAGCCGCTCTGGCCGATGTTGCCGGACTCGGTGCCGGCGTTCCCTGTGCTGGACACATTGCTTGTAGATTGCATGC contains these protein-coding regions:
- a CDS encoding TolB family protein, with amino-acid sequence MRKLRWKWSSLWMAGLLLAACSLFEPEKKTRFDYGGDPLPGTENLYNLRLSPDGEWVALIRAYTPERLDPPNQLWLVRRDGRQMRFLGPSIGSADWSPDGKRLALTYHRGLCCDVHVVTLDLESGQVAVWTGADTLLLSHPTASFPHWFQDGRRLLFSVIGKAYGQLYETGIYVLNLEHRQVEGPLVKSMVAAQLGGRDRFAVGIMPQPQGRVYRENAVRYEFATGALAVLTDFGPEEAFRFAVTPSPVEDLIVLERRVEGVPQLFLMDGKGRILRQLTERGGHNPRWSYDGRAVLFLRDVEAGPGARNVPFVYWLDEDREEPLWPMLPDSVPAFPVLDTLLVDCMLCGKLP